One window of Amaranthus tricolor cultivar Red isolate AtriRed21 chromosome 11, ASM2621246v1, whole genome shotgun sequence genomic DNA carries:
- the LOC130827421 gene encoding cytochrome P450 704C1-like, whose amino-acid sequence METQNSKLMYMALTVIIIIIIIPAILGYLGIMKWLRRKKYPPVAGTMFNQLLNFKKLHHYMTHLAAKYKTYRLLTPFRNEIYTSDPSNIEYFLKTNFSNYGKGDYNYANLSDLLGDGIFAVDGEKWRHQRKVSSYEFSTRVLRDYSTMIFRDNAVKLANVIANAANSDQIMDIQDLFMKSTLDSIFKVAFGVELDSMCGSNEEGKQFSEAFDDSSALSLYRYVDILWPIKKFLNIGSEAKLKRNIKIVDDFVYKLIKNKVEAMKSPQKDSLLKKDDILSRFLDVGNDDLKYLRDIILNFVIAGKDTTAGTLSWFTYMICKHQKVQDKVAEEVRKVTNMKGVRNYSEFAACLTEEALERMQYLHAALTETLRLYPAVPVDSKICFADDTFPDGYCVNKGDMVAYQPYAMGRMKFIWGDDAKEFRPERWLNQDGLFQAESPFKFTAFQAGPRICLGKEFAYRQMKIFSAVLLSSFIFKLSDEESIVNYRTMINLHIDGGLHICALHRD is encoded by the exons ATGGAAACCCAGAATTCAAAATTGATGTACATGGCTTTAAcagtcataataataataataataatccctgCAATTTTAGGGTATCTGGGTATTATGAAATGGTTGAGAAGAAAAAAATACCCACCAGTTGCAGGCACCATGTTTAATCAGCTTCTAAACTTCAAAAAGCTTCATCATTATATGACACATCTTGCTGCTAAATACAAAACTTACAGATTATTAACCCCTTTTCGAAATGAAATTTACACTTCTGATCCTTCTAATATTGAGTATTTCCTCAAGACCAATTTTTCTAATTATGGCAAG GGGGACTATAACTATGCCAATCTAAGTGATCTATTGGGTGACGGGATCTTTGCTGTAGATGGTGAAAAATGGCGCCACCAAAGGAAAGTTTCGAGCTACGAGTTCTCCACAAGGGTATTGAGGGATTATAGCACCATGATCTTCCGCGACAATGCAGTTAAACTCGCAAATGTAATCGCTAATGCTGCAAATTCCGACCAAATCATGGACATCCAA GATTTGTTCATGAAATCAACACTAGACTCTATCTTCAAAGTTGCATTTGGAGTTGAATTAGATAGTATGTGTGGATCAAATGAAGAAGGGAAACAGTTTAGCGAGGCGTTCGATGATTCTAGTGCGTTATCCTTGTACCGATATGTAGACATCTTGTGGCCGATCAAAAAATTTCTCAATATTGGTTCCGAGGCAAAGCTTAAGAGGAACATCAAAATTGTCGATGATTTTGTTTACAAGTTGATCAAGAACAAAGTCGAAGCAATGAAAAGTCCACAAAAGGATTCTTTA TTAAAGAAAGACGACATCTTGTCGAGATTCTTGGATGTGGGTAATGATGATTTGAAGTATTTGAGAGACATAATCTTGAATTTTGTGATTGCTGGGAAAGACACCACAGCAGGTACACTTTCATGGTTTACATATATGATTTGTAAACACCAAAAAGTGCAGGATAAGGTTGCTGAAGAAGTAAGGAAAGTTACAAACATGAAAGGTGTAAGAAATTATTCAGAGTTTGCAGCATGTCTGACTGAAGAAGCACTTGAAAGAATGCAGTATTTACATGCTGCATTGACTGAGACTCTCAGACTCTATCCTGCTGTTCCAGTG GACTCGAAGATATGTTTTGCTGATGACACATTTCCTGATGGATACTGTGTGAATAAAGGAGACATGGTAGCTTACCAACCCTATGCAATGGGAAGAATGAAGTTTATTTGGGGCGACGATGCGAAGGAGTTTCGACCAGAAAGATGGCTTAATCAAGACGGCCTCTTCCAAGCAGAGAGTCCCTTCAAGTTTACAGCCTTTCAG gCAGGTCCACGAATTTGTCTAGGAAAGGAGTTTGCTTACAGGCAGATGAAGATCTTTTCAGCTGTTTTGTTGAGCAGTTTCATCTTCAAACTTAGTGATGAGGAAAGCATAGTAAATTATAGGACTATGATTAATCTTCACATTGATGGTGGTTTACACATTTGTGCTCTCCATCGAGATTAA
- the LOC130827423 gene encoding DNA-directed RNA polymerases I, II, and III subunit RPABC5 — MIIPVRCFTCGKVIGNKWDTYLDLLQADYTEGDALDALGLVRYCCRRMLMTHVDLIEKLLNYNTLDKSDTS, encoded by the exons ATGATTATTCCAGTTCGTTGCTTCACCTGTGGCAAG GTCATCGGAAACAAATGGGACACCTATCTTGACCTTCTTCAAGCTGACTACACTGAAGG GGATGCTCTTGATGCTTTAGGTCTAGTGCGCTATTGCTGCAGGCGGATGCTGATGACTCATGTTGACTTGATTGAGAAGCTCTTGAATTATAACA CTCTTGACAAGTCCGATACCAGTTGA
- the LOC130827422 gene encoding wound-induced basic protein: MIYDVNSTLFRSFLSQKGGASEKRKTEEQKPKEQKPKASDNKPVMND; encoded by the exons ATGATTTACGACGTGAATTCAACTCTCTTCCGTTCCTTTCTCAGCCAGAAGGGTGGAGCTTCTGAGAAGAG GAAAACTGAGGAACAAAAGCCAAAGGAACAGAAACCAAAAGCTAGTGACAACAAGCCTGTCATGAACGACTAA